The following proteins are encoded in a genomic region of Candidatus Rokuibacteriota bacterium:
- the modB gene encoding molybdate ABC transporter permease subunit, translated as MPDLFPVWLSLRVATLATCLTLVVGLPLAWLLARRRFPGRDLVAAAVVLPLVLPPTVLGYYLLLLIASQGALGRALGALGVELAFTWRAAVLAAAVGSVALLAKAAQAGFESVDARLEQAARTLGRSEWGIFWSITLPLAWRSVVAGTVLAFCRALGDFGITLMVAGNIPGLTQTLPLAIYDHVQSNRMAEANTLALLAVVGVTALLMGVGRLARLRF; from the coding sequence GTGCCCGACCTCTTCCCGGTGTGGCTGTCGCTGCGCGTCGCGACCCTGGCGACCTGCCTCACCCTTGTCGTCGGGCTGCCGCTGGCCTGGCTGCTGGCGCGGCGGCGCTTCCCGGGGCGCGACCTGGTGGCGGCGGCCGTGGTGCTCCCGCTGGTGCTGCCGCCCACGGTGCTGGGCTACTACCTCCTGCTCCTCATCGCGAGCCAGGGCGCGCTGGGTCGCGCGCTGGGCGCTCTCGGCGTCGAGCTGGCGTTCACGTGGCGGGCCGCCGTGCTCGCGGCCGCAGTCGGCTCCGTCGCGCTCCTCGCCAAGGCCGCCCAGGCCGGCTTCGAGTCGGTGGACGCCAGGCTCGAGCAGGCGGCGCGTACGCTCGGCCGCTCCGAGTGGGGAATCTTCTGGTCCATCACCCTGCCCCTGGCCTGGCGCTCGGTGGTGGCTGGCACCGTGCTCGCCTTCTGTCGGGCGCTGGGCGACTTCGGCATCACCTTGATGGTGGCGGGAAACATCCCGGGGCTCACCCAGACGCTGCCGCTTGCCATCTACGACCATGTCCAGTCCAACCGCATGGCGGAGGCCAATACGCTGGCGCTCCTGGCGGTGGTGGGCGTCACGGCGCTCCTGATGGGTGTGGGACGCCTGGCCCGCCTCCGCTTCTAG
- a CDS encoding ABC transporter ATP-binding protein — protein sequence MELVIRKALPGFTLDVAWEAHEKVVALFGPSGAGKTLTLQSLAGLVRPDAGRIVVGGRVFFDSERGVDVRPQERHLGYVFQGYALFPHLSVEDNVGYGLRGLPRATRRRRVVEVMDRLGLGGQARRHPRELSGGQQQRVALARALAVDPGLLLLDEPLSALDAPLRRQLREDLMRIVGEWGVPTVLVTHDLTEAFQLAERIVIYDQGHVVQAAPKSDLLSRPASEQVARLLGVRNILEGAVRKATPEIIQLRWRGHDLEAINSPARGWLPPPGTRVVFFIRPEYVRLIRKDRPGPDPTHYMNRMEGHVVAQVDQGANWSLCFAVDGTGSHAHGSHDLEIEVPRLVHEMLEIGRDHRWAISMHRGAIHVLPQA from the coding sequence ATGGAGCTGGTGATCAGGAAGGCGCTGCCGGGGTTCACGCTCGATGTGGCGTGGGAGGCGCACGAGAAGGTGGTGGCGCTGTTCGGCCCCTCCGGCGCTGGCAAGACGCTCACGCTCCAGTCGCTGGCCGGCCTGGTTCGGCCGGACGCAGGGCGCATCGTGGTGGGCGGCCGGGTCTTCTTCGACAGCGAGCGTGGCGTCGACGTGCGCCCGCAGGAGCGCCACCTGGGCTACGTCTTTCAGGGGTACGCGCTCTTCCCCCATCTCTCCGTGGAGGACAACGTGGGCTACGGCCTCCGCGGGCTGCCCCGCGCGACGCGGCGCCGGCGCGTGGTCGAGGTGATGGACCGCCTCGGCCTGGGCGGCCAGGCGCGGCGGCACCCGCGTGAGCTGTCCGGCGGCCAGCAGCAGCGGGTGGCGCTGGCACGCGCGCTGGCGGTGGACCCGGGGCTCCTGCTCCTCGACGAGCCGCTCTCGGCGCTCGACGCTCCCCTGAGGCGCCAGCTGAGAGAAGACCTCATGCGGATCGTGGGCGAGTGGGGCGTGCCCACGGTGCTCGTCACCCACGACCTCACCGAGGCCTTCCAGCTCGCGGAACGCATCGTCATCTACGACCAGGGGCACGTGGTCCAGGCGGCGCCCAAGTCCGACCTGCTCTCGCGCCCGGCCTCGGAACAGGTGGCGCGGCTCCTGGGCGTGCGCAATATCCTCGAGGGGGCAGTGCGCAAGGCCACCCCCGAGATCATCCAGCTCCGGTGGCGCGGCCACGACCTCGAGGCCATCAACTCGCCTGCGCGCGGCTGGCTGCCGCCGCCCGGCACCCGGGTGGTGTTCTTCATCCGGCCCGAGTACGTGCGCCTCATCCGGAAGGACCGTCCCGGGCCCGACCCCACCCACTACATGAACCGGATGGAGGGGCATGTCGTCGCGCAGGTGGATCAGGGGGCCAACTGGTCCCTCTGCTTCGCGGTGGACGGGACCGGGTCGCACGCGCACGGGAGCCACGATCTCGAGATCGAGGTGCCGCGGCTCGTGCACGAGATGCTGGAGATCGGGCGCGACCACCGCTGGGCGATCTCCATGCACCGCGGGGCGATCCACGTGCTGCCCCAGGCATGA